Proteins found in one Panthera tigris isolate Pti1 chromosome B3, P.tigris_Pti1_mat1.1, whole genome shotgun sequence genomic segment:
- the LOC102963408 gene encoding olfactory receptor 4Q2, which produces MDENQTEVVTDFVLAGFSQTPSTEAGLFVLFLFFYVSTWVGNVLIMVTVASDNYLNSSPMYFLLGNLSFLDLCYSTVTTPKLLADFLDNDKLIHYDQCIAQLFFLHFVGAAEMFLLTVMAYDRYVAICRPLHYTTIMSRGLCCVLVAASWMGGFVHSTVQTILTIRLPFCGPNHVDNFFCDVPPVIKLACTDTFVIELLMVSNSGLISTSSFVVLVSSYSTILVKIRSKEGRRKALSTCGSHLMVVTLFFGPCIFIYARPFSTFSVDKMVSVLYNVITPMMNPLIYTLRNKEVKSAIQKLWDRSGLTWKK; this is translated from the coding sequence ATGGATGAAAATCAAACAGAGGTGGTGACAGACTTTGTCCTGGCAGGCTTCTCGCAGACACCATCTACTGAGGCAGGACTATTtgtactatttcttttcttctatgtgTCCACTTGGGTAGGCAATGTCCTCATCATGGTCACAGTGGCCTCTGATAACTATTTGAATTCATCACCTATGTATTTCCTTCTTGGCAACCTCTCTTTCCTGGACTTATGTTATTCAACAGTAACTACTCCTAAGCTTCTGGCTGACTTTCTTGATAATGACAAGCTCATCCACTATGACCAATGCATTGCACAGCTCTTCTTTCTGCATTTTGTAGGGGCAGCTGAGATGTTCCTGCTCACAGTGATGGCCTATGATCGCTATGTTGCAATTTGTCGCCCCCTGCATTATACCACTATCATGAGTCGTGGATTATGCTGTGTGTTGGTAGCTGCCTCCTGGATGGGAGGATTTGTGCACTCTACTGTCCAGACGATTCTCACTATCCGTCTGCCCTTTTGTGGACCAAACCATGTGGACAACTTCTTTTGTGATGTTCCCCCTGTCATCAAACTTGCCTGTACAGACACCTTTGTCATTGAATTGCTAATGGTATCTAACAGTGGGTTGATCTCTACCAGCTCCTTTGTGGTACTGGTTTCTTCCTACTCCACTATCCTGGTCAAGATTCGCTCCAAGGAGGGAAGGCGAAAGGCACTCTCCACCTGTGGCTCCCACCTCATGGTGGTAACACTCTTCTTTGGACCCTGTATTTTCATCTATGCCCGTCCCTTCTCCACTTTTTCTGTGGACAAGATGGTGTCTGTACTCTACAATGTTATTACCCCCATGATGAATCCCCTCATCTATACACTTCGGAACAAAGAGGTCAAGTCAGCCATCCAGAAACTGTGGGACAGGAGTGGACTTACTTGGAAAAAGTAG